One window of the Pseudomonas lurida genome contains the following:
- a CDS encoding TerC family protein, with amino-acid sequence MEWLADPTAWLGLLTLIVLELVLGIDNLVFIAILADKLPPEQRDRARLIGLSLALLMRLGLLASISWLVTLTQPLFEVFDKSFSGRDLIMLFGGVFLLFKATMELHERLEGHVAQRTGNAAYAMFWPIVAQIVVLDAVFSLDAVITAVGMVDELAVMMIAVIVSIGLMIVASKPLTRFVNAHPTVIMLCLGFLMMIGFALTAEGLGFHIPKGYLYAAIGFSILIEVFNQIARSRRKKSAQGVLPVRERTAHAVMRLLGGRSLAVEEVDEEVADLLGEPDAAQGPLFDRRERVMISGVLQLAERPIRTLMTPRAKVDYIDLADDPDSIRLKLMHSSYSRLPLIRNGAIDEPLGFVHKKELLKEYLAGNVPNLEHLARRAINLLESFSILNALEQMRQESTHIAFVINEFGDFMGVLSMTDILESIAGELPDASEIEGPDIVEEGDGFRANGALNLNLVRQRTGFKATATEDYQTLAGLVMSLLDRLPVVGDSLEHEGWRLTVAAVEERRVTQVCLAPLPQA; translated from the coding sequence ATGGAATGGTTAGCGGATCCAACGGCCTGGCTCGGCCTGTTGACCTTGATTGTGCTGGAACTGGTGCTTGGCATCGACAACCTGGTGTTTATTGCGATCCTGGCGGACAAACTGCCGCCGGAGCAGCGCGACCGTGCGCGCCTGATCGGTTTGTCTCTGGCATTGCTGATGCGCCTGGGCCTGCTGGCGAGTATTTCCTGGTTGGTGACCCTCACCCAGCCGCTGTTCGAGGTGTTCGACAAGAGCTTCTCGGGCCGTGACCTGATCATGTTGTTCGGTGGTGTGTTCCTGCTGTTCAAGGCCACCATGGAATTGCACGAGCGCCTGGAAGGGCATGTGGCCCAGCGTACGGGCAACGCGGCCTATGCGATGTTCTGGCCGATCGTGGCGCAGATCGTGGTGCTCGACGCGGTGTTCTCCCTCGACGCGGTGATCACCGCCGTGGGCATGGTCGACGAGCTGGCAGTGATGATGATCGCGGTGATCGTGTCCATCGGCCTGATGATCGTGGCGAGCAAGCCGCTGACCCGCTTCGTCAATGCGCACCCGACCGTGATCATGTTGTGCCTGGGTTTCCTGATGATGATCGGTTTTGCCCTGACCGCCGAGGGCCTGGGCTTCCATATTCCGAAGGGCTACCTGTACGCGGCCATTGGTTTCTCGATCCTGATCGAAGTGTTCAACCAGATCGCCCGTTCGCGCCGCAAGAAGTCCGCGCAAGGCGTGTTGCCGGTACGTGAGCGCACCGCCCATGCGGTGATGCGCTTACTGGGTGGCCGCAGCCTGGCGGTGGAAGAGGTGGATGAGGAGGTCGCCGATCTGCTGGGTGAACCGGATGCTGCGCAGGGTCCGCTGTTCGATCGACGTGAGCGCGTGATGATCAGTGGTGTGCTGCAACTGGCCGAGCGGCCGATCCGTACGCTGATGACGCCGCGGGCCAAGGTCGACTACATCGATCTGGCGGACGATCCTGACAGTATTCGCCTCAAACTGATGCATTCGTCCTACTCGCGGCTGCCGTTGATCCGCAACGGTGCTATCGATGAGCCATTGGGCTTTGTGCACAAGAAGGAATTGCTCAAGGAATACCTGGCCGGCAACGTGCCTAACCTGGAGCACCTGGCGCGCCGGGCGATCAATTTGCTGGAGAGCTTTTCGATTCTCAATGCCCTGGAGCAGATGCGCCAGGAGTCGACCCATATCGCGTTCGTGATCAACGAGTTCGGTGATTTCATGGGGGTGTTGAGCATGACCGATATCCTTGAGTCCATCGCGGGTGAGTTGCCGGATGCCAGCGAAATCGAGGGCCCGGATATCGTCGAGGAGGGCGATGGCTTCCGCGCCAATGGCGCCTTGAACCTTAACCTGGTTCGCCAGCGCACCGGCTTCAAGGCGACTGCGACCGAGGACTACCAGACGCTGGCGGGCCTGGTCATGAGCCTGCTCGACCGCCTTCCGGTAGTGGGCGATAGCCTGGAGCATGAGGGCTGGCGCCTGACGGTGGCGGCGGTGGAGGAGCGGCGGGTGACGCAGGTTTGCCTGGCGCCTTTACCCCAGGCGTAA
- a CDS encoding transporter substrate-binding domain-containing protein, which translates to MHHRPSVFKACVFLFAASASLASIVQAADSKLDNVLKRGHLIVGTGSTNAPWHFQGADGKLQGFDIDIGRIVAKGLFNDPSKVEFVVQSSDARIPNLLTDKVDMSCQFITVTASRAQQVAFTLPYYREGVGLLLPNNSKYKEIEDLQAAGDGVTVAVLQNVYAEELVHQALPKAKVDQYDSVDLMYQAVNSGRADAAATDQSSVKYLMVQNPGRYRSPAYAWSPQTYACAVKRGDQDWLNFVNTALHEAMTGVEFPTYKASFKQWFGVDLPEPAIGFPVEFK; encoded by the coding sequence ATGCATCACCGACCTTCCGTGTTCAAAGCGTGTGTTTTTCTCTTCGCCGCATCGGCTTCCCTCGCCAGCATCGTGCAGGCGGCGGACAGCAAGCTCGATAATGTGCTCAAGCGTGGGCACCTGATCGTGGGTACAGGCAGTACCAATGCGCCGTGGCACTTCCAGGGAGCGGATGGCAAGTTGCAAGGTTTTGATATCGACATCGGCCGCATTGTGGCCAAGGGGTTGTTCAACGACCCAAGCAAGGTCGAGTTCGTGGTGCAGTCGTCCGACGCACGCATTCCCAACCTGTTGACCGACAAGGTCGACATGAGTTGCCAGTTCATCACCGTCACCGCCAGCCGTGCACAACAAGTGGCCTTCACCCTGCCGTACTACCGCGAAGGCGTGGGCCTGCTGTTGCCGAACAACAGCAAGTACAAAGAGATCGAAGACCTGCAGGCTGCCGGCGACGGCGTCACCGTGGCCGTGCTGCAAAACGTCTACGCCGAAGAGTTGGTGCACCAGGCATTGCCCAAGGCCAAGGTCGACCAGTACGACAGCGTGGACCTGATGTACCAGGCGGTGAACTCCGGTCGCGCCGATGCTGCCGCCACCGACCAGTCCTCGGTCAAGTACCTGATGGTGCAGAACCCAGGTCGCTACCGCAGCCCGGCTTACGCCTGGAGCCCGCAAACCTACGCGTGCGCCGTCAAGCGTGGCGACCAGGACTGGCTGAACTTCGTCAATACCGCGCTGCATGAAGCCATGACCGGCGTCGAGTTCCCCACCTACAAAGCCTCGTTCAAGCAATGGTTCGGTGTGGACCTGCCAGAACCCGCGATCGGCTTCCCGGTTGAGTTCAAGTAA
- a CDS encoding amino acid ABC transporter permease yields MNYQLNFAAVWRDFPSLLAGLGLGLELALLSIAIGCVIGLMMAFAMLSKHRALRVLASVYVTVIRNTPILVLILLIYFALPSLGIRLDKIPSFIITLSLYAGAYLTEVFRAGLLNIPKGLREAGLAIGLGEWRIRAYITVPVMLRNVLPALSNNFISLFKDTSLAAAIAVPELTYYARKINVESYRVIETWLVTTVLYVAACYLIAMLLRYLEQRLAIRR; encoded by the coding sequence ATGAACTATCAGTTGAACTTTGCCGCCGTGTGGCGCGACTTCCCCAGCTTGCTGGCGGGGCTCGGCCTGGGCCTTGAGCTGGCGCTGCTGTCGATCGCGATTGGCTGCGTGATCGGCCTGATGATGGCATTTGCCATGCTGTCGAAACACAGGGCATTGCGCGTGCTGGCTTCGGTGTATGTAACGGTGATCCGCAATACACCGATCCTCGTGTTGATCCTGTTGATCTACTTCGCCTTGCCCAGCCTGGGTATTCGCCTGGACAAGATCCCGTCGTTCATCATCACCTTGTCGTTGTACGCCGGTGCCTACCTGACCGAAGTGTTCCGCGCCGGGCTGCTGAATATTCCCAAGGGCTTGCGTGAGGCCGGGTTGGCGATCGGTTTGGGTGAGTGGCGGATCCGGGCCTATATCACGGTGCCAGTGATGCTGCGCAACGTGCTGCCCGCGCTGTCGAACAACTTCATTTCGCTGTTCAAGGACACTTCGCTCGCCGCCGCCATCGCGGTGCCGGAGCTGACTTATTACGCCCGCAAGATCAACGTCGAAAGCTACCGGGTGATTGAAACCTGGCTGGTCACGACGGTGCTCTACGTGGCTGCCTGTTACCTCATTGCCATGCTGCTCCGTTACCTGGAACAGCGTCTGGCGATCCGTCGTTAA
- a CDS encoding amino acid ABC transporter permease, translating into MYESPSWLHELWIARDTLWAGFQASVYVSALAIIFGTLIGIVAGLILTYGKFWMRAPFRLYVDLIRGTPVFVLVLACFYMLPALGWQITAFQAGAVGLTLFCGSHVSEIVRGALQAIPRGQLEAGKAIGLTFYQSLGYVLLPQALRQILPTWVNSSTEIVKASTLLSVIGVAELLLSTQQVIARTFMTLEFYLFAGFLFFVINYAIELFGRYIEKRVALP; encoded by the coding sequence ATGTACGAATCCCCCAGCTGGTTGCATGAGTTGTGGATCGCCCGGGATACCCTCTGGGCGGGCTTCCAGGCCAGTGTGTATGTGTCGGCGCTGGCCATTATCTTTGGCACCTTGATCGGTATCGTGGCGGGGTTGATCCTCACCTACGGCAAGTTCTGGATGCGTGCGCCGTTTCGCCTGTACGTCGACCTGATCCGTGGTACGCCGGTGTTTGTGCTGGTCTTGGCGTGTTTCTACATGCTGCCGGCACTCGGTTGGCAGATCACCGCGTTCCAGGCTGGTGCGGTGGGGTTGACCCTGTTCTGCGGCTCCCACGTCTCGGAGATCGTGCGCGGTGCGTTGCAAGCCATTCCCCGTGGGCAACTGGAAGCGGGCAAGGCGATCGGCCTGACGTTCTATCAGTCCCTGGGCTATGTGCTGTTGCCTCAGGCGCTGCGCCAGATCCTGCCGACCTGGGTCAATTCCTCCACGGAAATCGTCAAGGCCTCGACCTTGCTGTCGGTGATCGGCGTGGCCGAGTTGCTGCTAAGCACCCAGCAAGTGATCGCGCGTACCTTCATGACCCTGGAGTTCTACCTGTTCGCCGGGTTTCTGTTCTTTGTCATCAACTACGCCATCGAGTTATTCGGACGCTACATTGAAAAGCGGGTGGCCTTGCCATGA
- a CDS encoding amino acid ABC transporter ATP-binding protein: protein MNQPQTNQPLLNIRGLRKQYGQVEVLKGVDLSMQRGNVVTLIGSSGSGKTTLLRCVNLLEEFQGGQITLDGESIGYSEIAGKRVRHPERVIAQHRAMTGMAFQQFNLFPHLTALQNVTLGLLKVKKMGKDEAVALAEKWLDRVGLLERRNHFPGQLSGGQQQRVAIARAIAMNPSLMLFDEVTSALDPELVGEVLSVIKGLAEEGMTMLLVTHEMRFAYEVSDKIVFMNQGRIEEQGSSKDIFERPQSPRLAEFLKNIRF, encoded by the coding sequence ATGAACCAACCTCAAACCAACCAACCGCTGCTGAACATCCGTGGCCTGCGCAAGCAATACGGCCAGGTGGAAGTGCTCAAGGGCGTCGACTTGTCCATGCAGCGTGGCAACGTGGTGACCCTGATCGGCTCCAGCGGCTCGGGCAAGACCACGCTGTTGCGCTGCGTCAACCTGCTGGAAGAATTCCAGGGGGGGCAGATCACCCTGGATGGCGAGTCCATCGGCTACAGCGAAATCGCCGGCAAGCGCGTGCGTCATCCCGAACGTGTGATTGCCCAGCATCGGGCGATGACTGGCATGGCGTTCCAGCAGTTCAACCTGTTCCCGCATTTGACCGCGTTGCAGAACGTCACCCTCGGCCTGCTCAAGGTCAAGAAGATGGGCAAGGACGAAGCTGTCGCGCTGGCCGAGAAATGGCTGGACCGCGTGGGCCTGCTGGAAAGGCGCAATCATTTTCCCGGCCAGCTTTCCGGCGGCCAGCAGCAACGCGTGGCGATCGCCCGCGCGATTGCCATGAACCCCAGCCTGATGCTGTTCGACGAAGTCACCTCGGCCCTCGACCCGGAGCTGGTGGGCGAAGTACTCAGCGTGATCAAGGGCCTGGCGGAGGAGGGCATGACCATGCTGCTGGTCACCCACGAAATGCGCTTTGCCTATGAAGTCTCGGACAAGATCGTTTTCATGAACCAGGGCCGCATCGAAGAGCAGGGTTCGTCGAAGGACATTTTCGAACGCCCGCAATCGCCGCGCCTGGCGGAATTTCTCAAGAACATTCGTTTTTAA
- a CDS encoding RidA family protein translates to MSITRYGAGSTAGGGQPRPFARAVEADGWLYVSGQVPAVDGEIITGGIIEQTRQTMRNVVAILEEAGYELKDVVRVGVWLEDPRDFWSFNKVFGEYFTPEHAPARACVQANMMVDCKVEIDCVAYKKKG, encoded by the coding sequence ATGAGCATCACTCGTTACGGTGCCGGCAGTACTGCTGGCGGTGGCCAGCCTCGTCCTTTCGCCCGCGCCGTGGAAGCGGACGGTTGGTTGTACGTCTCCGGCCAAGTGCCTGCGGTGGACGGCGAAATCATCACCGGTGGGATCATCGAGCAGACCCGCCAGACCATGCGCAATGTGGTGGCGATCCTCGAAGAAGCCGGCTATGAGCTCAAGGATGTGGTGCGTGTCGGCGTATGGCTGGAAGACCCGCGTGACTTCTGGAGTTTCAACAAGGTCTTCGGCGAATACTTCACCCCGGAACACGCCCCGGCACGCGCCTGTGTACAGGCCAACATGATGGTGGACTGCAAGGTCGAGATTGATTGCGTGGCCTACAAGAAAAAGGGCTAA
- a CDS encoding IclR family transcriptional regulator produces MTEDTIKRRAKGLDRAFDILDFLKEIGQPLRPNDIASGIGSPKSTVYELVASLLERRILETVGKDGHVYLGRQLYFLGQAHLRHFDLTREADHALQEIVSQTHETAQMCLLNGRKYTVALMREGERHFRISSDIGENAPIPWTASGRLLLGHLSDQQIVDLIDHDDFILPDGQRLPLETFLAQIRQATLDGFFSFDSVADTFTHCFAAPVRDAQGISIATLCIVAPRADASKNYNDYRRVLIDSANNLARRINE; encoded by the coding sequence ATGACCGAAGACACCATCAAACGCCGCGCCAAAGGCCTGGACCGTGCATTCGATATCCTCGACTTCCTCAAGGAAATTGGCCAGCCCCTGCGCCCGAATGATATCGCCAGCGGCATCGGCAGCCCCAAATCCACCGTGTACGAACTGGTTGCGTCCCTGCTTGAGCGGCGCATCCTGGAGACGGTGGGCAAGGACGGTCACGTCTACCTCGGCCGGCAGTTGTATTTTCTGGGCCAGGCACACTTGCGCCATTTCGACCTGACCCGCGAGGCCGACCATGCCTTGCAGGAGATTGTCAGCCAGACCCACGAAACCGCGCAGATGTGCCTGCTCAACGGGCGCAAATACACCGTGGCGTTGATGCGCGAGGGCGAACGGCATTTCCGTATTTCCTCGGACATCGGTGAGAACGCGCCAATCCCGTGGACGGCCTCCGGGCGCCTTCTGCTGGGACACTTGAGTGACCAGCAGATCGTCGACCTGATCGACCACGATGACTTCATCCTGCCGGACGGCCAGCGCTTGCCCCTGGAGACCTTCCTGGCACAGATCCGCCAGGCCACCCTCGACGGTTTCTTCTCCTTCGACAGTGTGGCCGACACCTTTACCCATTGCTTTGCCGCCCCGGTGCGTGACGCCCAAGGTATCAGCATTGCGACCCTGTGCATCGTGGCGCCACGCGCCGATGCCAGCAAGAACTACAACGACTATCGCCGGGTGTTGATCGACAGCGCCAACAACCTGGCCCGGCGCATCAACGAATAG
- a CDS encoding amino acid deaminase, whose translation MSAINAVEKGAAAVGAHLVRDVSLPALVLHRDALEHNIRWMQDFVNKSGAQLAPHGKTSMMPALFQRQVAEGAWGITLANAVQTRAAYAGGVRRVLMANQLVGAPNMALIADLLADKEFEFHCMVDHPDNVADLGLFFAARGLRLNVMIEYGVVGGRCGCRSEQEVRDLAKAIKAQPALALTGIEGYEGVIHGEHAISGIRDFAASLVRLAVDLQNNGSFDLPKPIVTASGSAWYDLIAESFEEQNAAGRFLSVLRPGSYVAHDHGIYKDAQCCVLDRRSDLSEGLRPALEVWAHVQSLPEPGFAVIALGKRDVAYDAGLPVPLKRYKAGILPAEGDDVGACKVTAVMDQHAFMTVAPGVELRIGDIISFGTSHPCLTFDKWQVGCLVDEQLQVIESLHTCF comes from the coding sequence ATGTCTGCCATCAACGCCGTTGAAAAAGGCGCCGCCGCCGTCGGTGCCCACCTGGTCCGTGACGTCAGCCTGCCCGCCCTGGTGCTGCACCGCGACGCCTTGGAACACAACATCCGCTGGATGCAGGACTTTGTGAACAAGAGTGGGGCGCAACTGGCGCCCCACGGCAAGACCAGCATGATGCCGGCGCTGTTCCAGCGTCAGGTCGCCGAAGGCGCCTGGGGCATTACCCTGGCCAACGCCGTGCAGACCCGCGCCGCCTACGCCGGTGGCGTACGCCGTGTGTTGATGGCCAATCAGCTGGTGGGCGCGCCGAACATGGCGCTGATCGCCGACCTGTTGGCCGACAAGGAATTCGAGTTCCACTGCATGGTGGATCATCCCGACAACGTCGCCGACCTGGGCCTGTTCTTCGCCGCCCGTGGCCTGCGTCTGAACGTGATGATCGAATACGGCGTGGTCGGCGGCCGTTGCGGTTGCCGCAGCGAGCAGGAAGTGCGCGACCTGGCCAAGGCGATCAAGGCTCAGCCCGCCCTGGCCCTCACCGGTATCGAAGGCTATGAAGGCGTGATCCACGGCGAGCACGCCATCAGCGGCATCCGCGATTTTGCCGCCAGCCTGGTGCGCCTGGCGGTGGACCTGCAGAACAACGGCTCTTTCGACTTGCCCAAGCCTATCGTCACGGCCTCGGGGTCGGCCTGGTATGACCTGATTGCCGAGTCGTTCGAAGAGCAAAATGCCGCCGGCCGTTTCCTGAGTGTGCTGCGCCCGGGCAGCTACGTGGCCCATGATCACGGTATCTACAAAGACGCGCAATGCTGCGTGCTCGACCGCCGCAGCGACCTCAGCGAAGGCCTGCGCCCGGCCCTGGAAGTCTGGGCCCACGTGCAATCGTTGCCGGAGCCGGGTTTTGCCGTGATCGCCCTGGGCAAGCGCGACGTGGCCTACGACGCCGGCCTGCCGGTGCCGCTCAAGCGCTACAAGGCCGGTATATTGCCGGCCGAAGGTGATGACGTGGGCGCGTGCAAGGTCACGGCGGTGATGGACCAGCATGCGTTCATGACCGTGGCGCCGGGGGTGGAATTGCGTATCGGCGACATCATTTCGTTCGGCACTTCGCACCCGTGCCTCACCTTTGACAAGTGGCAGGTCGGATGCCTGGTGGATGAGCAGTTGCAGGTGATCGAGTCCCTGCATACCTGCTTCTGA
- a CDS encoding sugar kinase encodes MNTSPRIALIGECMIELQHRADGSLHQSFGGDTLNAAVYLRRELGGTGSVDYVTALGDDSFSDAMCQQWTDEGLGLGMVQRLAGRLPGLYCIQTDASGERKFLYWRNEAAVRDCFTTPAAEPILAALPDYDVVYFSGITLAVLGEVGRGRLLQALIETRRRGGKVVFDNNYRPRLWASIEAARAAYHTVLAAVDIALLTEDDERALFGYADSEQVFAAYPSIEEVVLKRGADECLIRCNGERFAVPALKVEKVVDTTAAGDSFSAAYLAARLKGGSPEDAAVAGHWLASRVIQLPGALIPRG; translated from the coding sequence ATGAACACATCCCCCCGCATCGCCCTGATCGGCGAATGCATGATCGAACTGCAACACCGCGCCGACGGCAGCCTGCACCAGAGCTTCGGCGGTGACACCTTGAACGCGGCGGTCTACTTGCGCCGCGAACTGGGTGGCACCGGCAGCGTCGACTACGTCACCGCCCTGGGCGACGACAGTTTCAGCGATGCCATGTGCCAGCAGTGGACGGATGAAGGCCTGGGCCTGGGCATGGTCCAGCGCCTGGCTGGACGTTTGCCGGGGTTGTACTGCATTCAGACCGACGCCAGCGGCGAGCGCAAATTCCTCTACTGGCGTAACGAAGCCGCCGTACGCGACTGCTTCACCACGCCCGCCGCCGAGCCGATCCTGGCTGCATTGCCGGACTATGACGTGGTGTATTTCAGCGGCATTACGCTGGCGGTGCTGGGTGAGGTCGGCCGCGGTCGGTTGCTGCAAGCCCTGATCGAAACCCGTCGTCGCGGGGGTAAGGTGGTGTTCGACAACAATTACCGGCCGCGTTTGTGGGCGAGTATCGAGGCGGCCCGCGCTGCGTATCACACGGTGTTGGCAGCCGTGGACATTGCCTTGCTGACCGAGGATGACGAGCGCGCATTGTTTGGGTATGCCGACAGTGAGCAGGTGTTTGCGGCGTACCCGAGCATTGAAGAGGTCGTGCTCAAGCGTGGCGCCGATGAATGCTTGATCCGCTGCAATGGCGAGCGCTTTGCCGTGCCGGCGCTGAAGGTGGAAAAGGTGGTGGATACGACAGCGGCGGGGGATTCGTTCAGTGCGGCGTATCTGGCCGCTCGGCTCAAAGGCGGCTCTCCAGAGGACGCCGCTGTGGCCGGGCATTGGCTGGCCAGTCGCGTGATCCAACTGCCGGGGGCGCTGATTCCCAGGGGGTGA
- a CDS encoding peptidylprolyl isomerase, producing the protein MKAQARHILVKTSEEAEQLKQRIAKGEAFDVLAKKYSTCPSGKRGGDLGEVRPGQMVGAIDAVIFKKPVKVVHGPIKSKFGYHLVQVFYRD; encoded by the coding sequence ATGAAAGCCCAAGCCCGTCATATCCTGGTGAAAACCAGCGAAGAAGCCGAACAGCTCAAGCAGCGTATTGCCAAGGGCGAAGCCTTTGATGTGCTGGCCAAGAAGTACTCCACCTGCCCGTCCGGCAAGCGCGGGGGTGACCTGGGTGAAGTGCGGCCCGGGCAGATGGTGGGGGCGATTGATGCGGTGATCTTCAAGAAGCCGGTGAAAGTGGTTCACGGGCCGATCAAAAGCAAGTTTGGGTACCACTTGGTGCAGGTGTTTTACCGCGACTGA
- a CDS encoding PAS domain-containing sensor histidine kinase, which produces MNGPSTGSEAAALIARLDWAQSPLGEANDWPQSLRTAVDIVVHSPMPMLLLWGSQLTQLYNDGFALLAGNKHPEAMGQPAHQTWPELESFTAPVYDAVLSGQVRTFSEQRFVLQRHNRDTEIWLDLTYSPIRDESGSVAGILVTAIETNERRRARQNTEQRLQLALAATDAVGTWDWDIGEDLFIADAHFAYLHGVDPSEAGRLPISDYLQGVHPEDRSMVARSIKHCITFGTEYAEEYRLLQADGQVRWVFARGRCYKDHQGRPARFLGAALDLTERKHTEQALRQSQTELQLIINAMPVLIGYVDHEERFRLNNSAYLEWYGMTPQELYGKTIRDVLGDEVYAGRADKIAAALKGKACSFMTVTPHRDGRPRHALMKYLPRFSNDGSVNGFYIFVIDETERKLTEEALRHLNENLEERVTQRTQALAEANQRLQNEMFERERAEDALRHAQKMEAVGQLTGGIAHDFNNMLTGIIGSLDLMQRYIAAGRSDDIGRFADAAVSSAHRAAALTHRLLAFSRRQSLDRRPLDPNQLVASLEDLFRRTKGAHIALKVQLGNDIWPVNTDASQLENALLNLVINARDAMPDGGEILIETANSYLDGTDITTLEPVKAGDYVMLGVCDNGTGMAPKILAKAFDPFFTTKPIGQGTGLGLSMIYGFAQQSGGHVTIQSEPGQGTCVRLYLPRLHGTALESSLPPHLSEAPVAMAGEAVVVVEDDPAVRMLVVNVLDELGYTAHQAADARTALPLLESDLRVDLLVTDVGLPGMNGRQLAEIARQHRPGLRVLFMTGYAEKAAERQGFLEDGMDMVAKPFSIDVLATKIRSMISVDP; this is translated from the coding sequence ATGAATGGACCATCCACCGGCAGCGAAGCCGCCGCATTGATCGCGCGGCTGGACTGGGCACAAAGCCCTCTCGGTGAGGCCAATGATTGGCCACAAAGCCTGCGCACCGCCGTGGATATCGTCGTCCATTCGCCAATGCCAATGCTCCTGTTGTGGGGCAGCCAGCTCACGCAGCTCTACAACGACGGTTTCGCCTTGCTCGCGGGCAACAAACACCCCGAGGCCATGGGGCAGCCTGCGCACCAGACCTGGCCGGAGCTCGAAAGCTTTACCGCGCCGGTCTACGACGCCGTGCTCAGCGGCCAGGTGCGCACCTTCAGCGAGCAGCGCTTCGTGCTGCAGCGGCATAATCGCGACACTGAAATCTGGCTGGACCTGACCTACAGCCCGATCCGCGATGAGAGCGGCAGTGTGGCCGGGATCCTGGTCACCGCCATCGAAACCAACGAGCGGCGCAGGGCCCGGCAGAACACCGAGCAACGCCTGCAACTGGCGCTGGCCGCCACCGACGCCGTAGGAACCTGGGATTGGGATATCGGCGAAGACCTCTTTATCGCCGACGCGCACTTCGCCTACCTGCACGGTGTCGACCCGAGCGAGGCCGGCCGGCTGCCCATCAGTGACTACCTGCAAGGCGTACACCCCGAAGACCGCAGCATGGTGGCCCGCAGCATCAAGCACTGCATCACCTTCGGCACGGAATACGCCGAGGAATACCGTCTGCTGCAAGCCGACGGCCAGGTGCGCTGGGTGTTTGCCCGAGGCCGTTGCTACAAGGACCACCAGGGTCGCCCGGCGCGGTTCCTCGGCGCGGCGCTGGACCTTACCGAGCGCAAACACACCGAGCAGGCCTTGCGCCAAAGCCAGACCGAACTGCAACTGATCATCAACGCCATGCCAGTGCTGATTGGCTATGTCGACCATGAGGAGCGGTTCCGCTTGAACAACAGTGCGTACCTGGAGTGGTACGGCATGACGCCTCAGGAGCTGTACGGCAAGACCATCCGCGACGTGCTCGGCGACGAAGTGTATGCCGGGCGGGCGGACAAGATCGCGGCCGCGCTCAAGGGCAAGGCTTGCAGCTTCATGACCGTGACACCGCACCGTGACGGCCGGCCACGGCATGCGTTGATGAAGTACCTGCCGCGTTTCAGCAATGATGGCTCGGTGAATGGTTTCTACATCTTTGTGATCGATGAGACCGAACGCAAACTCACCGAAGAAGCGCTGCGCCACCTCAACGAAAACCTTGAGGAACGCGTGACCCAGCGCACCCAGGCACTGGCAGAGGCCAACCAGCGCCTGCAAAACGAAATGTTCGAACGCGAACGCGCCGAAGACGCGCTGCGCCATGCGCAGAAGATGGAAGCGGTGGGTCAGCTCACCGGCGGTATCGCCCACGACTTCAACAATATGCTCACCGGCATCATCGGCAGCCTGGACCTGATGCAGCGCTATATCGCCGCCGGGCGCAGCGATGATATCGGCCGTTTTGCCGACGCCGCCGTGTCCTCCGCCCACCGCGCCGCCGCCCTTACCCACCGGCTGCTGGCCTTCTCGCGACGCCAGTCGCTGGATCGGCGCCCGCTCGACCCCAACCAATTGGTGGCGTCGCTGGAAGACCTGTTCCGACGGACCAAGGGCGCGCATATCGCACTCAAGGTGCAACTGGGCAACGACATCTGGCCGGTCAACACCGACGCCAGCCAGCTCGAAAATGCCCTGCTCAACCTGGTGATCAACGCCCGTGACGCGATGCCCGATGGCGGCGAGATACTCATCGAAACCGCCAACAGCTACCTGGACGGCACCGATATCACCACCCTGGAACCGGTCAAGGCCGGCGACTACGTGATGCTCGGCGTGTGCGACAACGGCACCGGCATGGCGCCGAAAATCCTCGCCAAGGCGTTCGACCCCTTCTTCACCACCAAGCCCATCGGCCAGGGCACTGGCCTGGGCCTGTCGATGATCTACGGCTTTGCCCAGCAGTCCGGCGGCCATGTCACCATCCAGAGCGAACCGGGCCAGGGCACCTGTGTGCGACTGTACCTGCCGCGCCTGCACGGCACCGCGCTGGAGAGCAGCCTGCCGCCGCACTTGAGCGAAGCGCCGGTGGCCATGGCCGGTGAAGCGGTGGTGGTGGTCGAGGACGACCCGGCGGTGCGCATGCTGGTGGTCAATGTACTCGACGAACTGGGCTACACCGCGCACCAGGCGGCGGACGCGCGCACCGCACTGCCGCTGCTGGAATCGGATTTGCGCGTCGACTTGCTGGTGACCGATGTCGGCCTGCCGGGCATGAACGGCCGGCAGTTGGCAGAGATCGCCCGCCAGCATCGTCCAGGCCTGCGCGTATTGTTCATGACCGGTTACGCCGAGAAAGCTGCCGAGCGCCAGGGCTTCCTGGAGGACGGCATGGACATGGTGGCCAAGCCGTTTTCCATCGACGTGCTGGCGACCAAAATCCGCAGCATGATCAGCGTTGACCCATGA